In Nanohaloarchaea archaeon SW_7_43_1, a single window of DNA contains:
- a CDS encoding peroxiredoxin: MNGEGDSIPEFEVENQDGEKVVSEKIGEAVIFFYPKADTPGCTKEACSFRDNIERLEDKRLGVYGVSTDSVEAQKEFAEKYNLNFDLLADQDGDVAGKFGVLQESGYAERTTFILRDGEIEKVFRKVDPGEHLDEVIRYLRMNRK; this comes from the coding sequence ATGAACGGAGAAGGAGATTCTATTCCGGAGTTTGAAGTCGAAAATCAGGATGGAGAAAAAGTTGTCTCAGAGAAAATCGGGGAAGCTGTAATCTTCTTTTACCCTAAAGCTGACACTCCCGGATGTACAAAAGAGGCGTGTAGCTTCCGGGACAACATCGAGCGGCTGGAAGATAAGAGATTGGGGGTGTACGGCGTCAGCACTGATTCAGTAGAGGCTCAGAAAGAGTTTGCTGAAAAATACAATCTGAACTTTGATCTTCTGGCTGATCAAGATGGCGATGTAGCCGGAAAGTTTGGTGTCTTACAGGAGTCAGGCTATGCAGAGAGAACCACTTTCATACTGAGAGATGGTGAGATAGAGAAGGTTTTTAGAAAAGTTGACCCTGGGGAACATTTAGATGAGGTTATCCGGTATCTGAGAATGAACAGAAAGTAA
- a CDS encoding 50S ribosomal protein L18e produces the protein MDKKADPTNPVLVNTIELLQEQEASVWNKAAKDLGKVNRERPEVNLSDIERNTEEGDIVVVPGKVLGSGRLTKEVEVAAFKASKSAKNHINENGEFKFIEDLVDENPEGSNVKVIK, from the coding sequence ATGGATAAGAAAGCAGACCCAACAAATCCGGTACTTGTAAATACGATCGAGCTTCTGCAGGAGCAGGAAGCTTCTGTATGGAACAAAGCAGCTAAAGATCTTGGAAAAGTTAATAGAGAACGACCAGAGGTTAATCTTTCAGACATTGAGAGAAATACAGAGGAAGGTGATATAGTGGTTGTACCCGGAAAAGTTCTAGGCTCCGGACGACTCACAAAAGAAGTCGAGGTAGCAGCTTTCAAAGCTTCTAAATCGGCAAAGAATCATATTAACGAAAACGGAGAGTTCAAGTTCATCGAAGATCTAGTGGATGAAAACCCTGAAGGATCCAATGTAAAGGTGATCAAATAA
- the rplM gene encoding 50S ribosomal protein L13 has protein sequence MAVVLDAENKISGRLATHVSRKLKDSEEVKVVNAEKAVVSGSKEEVLSEYKQKYERGSRDFGPHHPKSPERILKRITRNMISDTEEGKRQLSNLKMYLGHPKEIGEAEDPGTKQGDQLKNKNYVKLGEISKHIGWEPKGELE, from the coding sequence ATGGCTGTAGTACTTGACGCAGAGAACAAGATTTCCGGAAGACTGGCGACACACGTATCTCGGAAACTGAAGGATAGCGAAGAAGTCAAAGTAGTCAATGCGGAAAAAGCAGTCGTATCAGGAAGCAAAGAAGAAGTACTATCAGAGTATAAACAGAAATACGAGAGAGGTTCACGCGACTTCGGACCACATCACCCAAAAAGCCCGGAGAGAATCCTGAAAAGAATAACAAGGAACATGATCTCCGACACAGAGGAAGGAAAGCGACAGCTCTCCAACCTCAAAATGTATCTTGGACATCCTAAAGAAATCGGGGAAGCAGAGGACCCAGGTACAAAACAAGGAGACCAACTCAAGAACAAGAACTATGTAAAACTTGGTGAAATATCAAAGCACATAGGCTGGGAGCCAAAAGGTGAACTAGAATGA
- a CDS encoding 30S ribosomal protein S9, with protein sequence MTNTVHREGRRKTAKARATAKEGNGKLRINSRPLNTWQKTPKQRIKEPLTIAGESIIEDVDIEVNVEGGGIQSQAEAIRMAIARTLVEYTGDKDLERDFREYDRNMMVEDPRRTETRKPSQSSKGARHKQQKSYR encoded by the coding sequence ATGACCAACACTGTTCATAGAGAAGGAAGAAGAAAGACAGCAAAGGCAAGAGCAACAGCGAAGGAAGGAAACGGAAAACTAAGAATCAACTCCCGGCCGTTAAACACCTGGCAAAAAACACCGAAACAAAGAATCAAAGAACCGCTAACGATTGCTGGGGAATCAATAATTGAAGATGTTGATATTGAAGTCAATGTTGAAGGAGGCGGAATCCAGAGCCAGGCAGAAGCAATCCGGATGGCGATTGCCCGGACACTAGTTGAATATACTGGAGACAAAGACTTGGAGAGAGACTTCAGAGAGTACGACAGAAACATGATGGTCGAGGACCCCAGAAGAACAGAAACCAGAAAACCTTCCCAGTCAAGCAAGGGAGCAAGACACAAACAGCAAAAATCCTACAGATAG
- a CDS encoding DNA-directed RNA polymerase subunit N translates to MQIPVRCLSCGKVISDKWNEFNERVEEGEDKKEVLDDLGLEKYCCRTIFLTHVDTVEEVAEHEIT, encoded by the coding sequence ATGCAAATACCGGTAAGATGTCTTTCATGCGGGAAAGTCATCAGCGACAAATGGAACGAATTCAACGAAAGAGTAGAAGAAGGAGAGGATAAGAAAGAAGTACTAGACGATCTCGGACTTGAAAAGTACTGCTGTAGAACAATCTTCCTCACACACGTAGACACAGTCGAGGAAGTAGCAGAACACGAGATCACTTGA
- a CDS encoding ZIP family metal transporter produces the protein MALLENLLLVFLAGLITDLATGIGALPFFFKEEFSDRLLVGMWGLASGIMFFASVFGLIPEGLASGSVFEVSIGLLIGVLLVEGASRVLDEYELDPGAFEEATFKKMVLILGVLTVHSFPEGVSIGVAFAELGFEGGVPLLGFAIPPLAILMTVAISIHNIPEGIAISIPFRSMGMSKWKMLGATIFSSLPQPIGAVIAFVFVRQARQFMPIGFGFAAGAMIYLVATEFIEEAQEKGESLDDWRYTFILGCLAGLGIMLPLFVFL, from the coding sequence ATGGCTTTGCTTGAAAATCTTCTACTGGTTTTTCTTGCAGGTCTTATAACGGATCTGGCGACCGGTATAGGGGCTTTACCGTTTTTCTTCAAAGAAGAGTTCAGCGATCGGCTTCTGGTTGGTATGTGGGGCCTTGCCTCAGGCATAATGTTTTTCGCCTCGGTTTTTGGTTTAATACCTGAAGGACTGGCTTCTGGCAGCGTTTTTGAGGTAAGTATCGGCCTTCTCATCGGTGTATTGCTTGTAGAAGGTGCTTCCCGCGTTCTGGATGAGTACGAGCTTGATCCTGGAGCGTTTGAAGAAGCTACTTTCAAGAAGATGGTGCTTATACTTGGAGTCTTAACAGTTCACAGCTTCCCGGAAGGTGTTTCTATCGGGGTTGCATTCGCCGAACTAGGATTTGAGGGAGGCGTACCCCTCCTTGGATTTGCTATTCCTCCTTTAGCTATACTGATGACTGTTGCAATTTCTATACATAATATTCCTGAAGGAATTGCTATATCTATTCCGTTCAGGTCGATGGGAATGAGTAAGTGGAAGATGTTGGGTGCGACAATATTTTCATCACTTCCACAGCCTATTGGAGCGGTAATCGCTTTCGTTTTTGTTAGACAGGCTAGACAGTTCATGCCGATTGGATTCGGTTTCGCAGCTGGAGCTATGATCTATCTTGTAGCGACAGAGTTCATTGAAGAGGCTCAGGAGAAAGGCGAGTCATTAGATGACTGGCGCTATACTTTTATTTTAGGCTGTCTTGCAGGTCTTGGAATTATGCTTCCACTTTTCGTCTTTCTGTAG